Within the bacterium genome, the region GAATAAAACCCTTTATCAAAAAAACCATAAAAAAAGAGACGAGATGGACTTTGAGCTGAACGATGCCCAGCGGCTGATAAAGGAAACGGCGGCCGCGTTCGCCCAGCGGCGCATCATTCCCGTCGCCCGGCAGAACGACATTGAGGAGAAATTCCCGGCCGACATCGTGCAGGAGATGGGCGCGCTCGGGATGTTCGGCGGGGTGATACCCGAGGCGTACGGCGGGGCGGGGCTCGACTACATCGCCTACGCCTTGCTGATGGAGGAAATCAGCAAGGCCTGCAGCTCGGTGCGGACGGTGATCTCGGTGCAGGTATCCCTCGTGGCCTCGGTGCTCCTCAAGTGGGGGTCGGAGGCACAGAAGAGGAAATATCTGCCCCGGCTCTGCTCGGCCGAGTGGCTGGGCTGCTTCGCCCTGACTGAGCCCGATGTCGGCTCGGATGCCCAGAACATCAAAACCTTCGCCGAAAAGACGTCGGGGGGCTGGCGCCTGAACGGGAGGAAGCTCTGGATCAGCAACGGCGGGGTGGCCCAGCTGGCGCTGGTTATCGCCCAGACCGACAAAGAGAACGTGCGCAAGATGGCGGCGTTCCTCGTCGAGACGGACACGCCGGGTTTTTCCTCGCAAGACATTCACGGAAAGCTGGGGCTCCGCAGCTCGAACACGGCCGAGCTCATCCTGGAGGGGGTCGAGGTTCCCGGCGCGGCCCTGCTCGGGGAAGTGGGGGACGGCTTCAAGGTGGCGATGAGTGCCCTCGACAACGGCCGCTACTCGGTGGCCGCGGGCTGCATCGGGATCGCCCAGGGTTCGCTCGAGGCGTCGGTCGCCCACGCCAAGGAGCGCCACACCTTCGGGAAGCCCATCGCCGCCCACCAGCTCGTTCAGGACATGATCGCGCGGATGGTGATCGACATCGAGGCGAGCCGCCTGCTGCTCTACCGGGCGGGCGAGTTGAAGAACGCGGGCCGGCCCAACACCCGCGAGACGAGCATCGCCAAGTACATGGCGAGCGAGACGGCTGTGCGCTGCGCGAACGACGCTATCCAGATTCACGGGGGCCTGGGCTACAGCAACGAATATCCCGTTGAGCGCTACATGCGCGATGCCCGCGTGGCGACAATCTACGAGGGGACGAGCCAGATCCAGAAGCTCATCATCGCCGGCTACGAGACAGGGATCCGGGCCTTTTCCTGACGGGACAAAACAGTTCAACTGTTTGATTTTTTAGGGATAAATAAATCGACTCCTCCTGCCCCCGGATTTGCCTCTGTTTTCTCTTGCATTTCGGCGGTCGAACGGGTAAGTGACGGGTTCTCAGAGCATTTCGGCGAAAAGACGAGGAGTCGCATGGCAGATCAGTCCGAATCCCTGTTGCGGACTTCCTTGTATGAAAAGCATGTGGCGGCCGGGGCGAAGATGGTCCCCTTCGCCGGCTTCGAGATGCCGGTGCAGTATGCGGGGGTGATCGAGGAGCATCGCCGGGTGCGCAGCGCGGCGGGCCTCTTCGATGTGAGCCACATGGGCGAGATCGAGATCGAGGGTCCAGGCGCCGGCGCCCATGTCCAGAATCTCGTAACGAATGACGCCAGCCGCCTCGAAATTGACCGGGTGATGTACACCGTCATGTGCCGCGAGAATGGCGGGATTGTGGATGACCTAACGGTCTACCGCAGCGGCGAGAATTGCTACATGGCGGTGGTGAACGCGGCGAACATCCAGAAGGACTGGGAGTGGATGTCCGCGCAGCGGGCCCACGACTGCACGCTGCGCAATGTGAGCGATGAAACGGCCCTTTTGGCGCTCCAGGGCCCCCGCGCGGAAACGATCCTCTCGGGGCTCATCCCGGGGGGCGGCGCTCTCGGGGAGATTCCCTTCTACTGGGCCAGCGCGCGCGAGGTGGCCGGATGCCGGGTGCTGGTCTCCCGGACGGGCTACACCGGCGAGGACGGTTTTGAACTCTATCTCGCCGCGGCGGACGCTCCCCGTCTTTGGGATGGGCTGATGGCGGCGGGGGCGCCGGAGGGTCTTTGTCCCTGTGGCCTCGGCGCGCGGGACACGCTCCGCACCGAGATGAAGTATCCGCTCTACGGGAATGACATTGACGAGACGACCAACCCGATCGAGGCGGGCCTCGGCTGGGTGGTCAAGTTCAAGGCGGGAGATTTTATCGGCCGCGAGGCGCTTCTGAAGATCAAGGAGGCGGGCCCGCCCCGGAAGCTCGTTGGCTTCGAGATGATTGATCGGGGCATCCCCCGCCACGGGGCGGAGATTCTCGCCGGGGGCGCGGCCGCCGGGGTGGTGACGAGCGGAACGATGAGCCCCTCGCTTGGCAAAGCCATCGGCATCGGCTACGTTCCCGTGGAATATGCAAAGGAAGGCAGCGAAATTGCGGTGGACATCCGGGGGACGGCCCGGGCCGCCAAGGTGGTGAAGACGCCCTTTTACCGGAAGGAAGAGAATTGAGCGGCAAGGCGTGCGCCGTTGATAAAAGTTGTATCCCTAGCCTGATTTTGAATCAGCATAGAAGAAGGAGGCAATCGGCGTTATGAATTTTCCGAGCGGCCTGAAATATTCGAGAGAGCATGAGTGGGTCAAGGTGGAAGGAAACATTGCCGTCATCGGCATTACGGATTACGCGCAATCCGAGCTGGGCGATGTCGTCTACGTGGAGCTTCCCGACGTGGGCAGCGATGTGGAGGCGAACAACACCTTCGGCGTGGTGGAATCGGTGAAGGCGGTTTCCGATCTGTATTCGCCCGTGACCGGCCAGATCACCGAGGTGAACGAGCAGCTCAACGATCAGCCCGAGCTGGTGAACAGCGATCCCTTTGAGGACGGATGGATGCTGCGGGTGGAGATGAAGGATCCTTCCGAGCTGGACGATCTGCTCGACGCCGATGCCTACAAGGCGTTTGTTGAGGAAGAAAGCTAGGCTTTCCGAATCGCCGCGGTTCGTCTCTGTAAGCTTTTGGCCTCCATCCGGTGGGTTCCATCCGGTGGTGCCTTTTCGCGCCCTGGCGGAAGTGAAAAGGCGCGGATGGCCATGCCTGAATCCAGCCCGAAGAGCGAGAGTCGTTCATGACGGATTCCCTGCGTGATCTCGAAAACCCGACCGAGTTCGTTCGCCGCCACATTGGGCCGGGCGATGCGGACATCACGAAGATGCTCGGCGTACTGGGGAT harbors:
- a CDS encoding acyl-CoA dehydrogenase family protein gives rise to the protein MDFELNDAQRLIKETAAAFAQRRIIPVARQNDIEEKFPADIVQEMGALGMFGGVIPEAYGGAGLDYIAYALLMEEISKACSSVRTVISVQVSLVASVLLKWGSEAQKRKYLPRLCSAEWLGCFALTEPDVGSDAQNIKTFAEKTSGGWRLNGRKLWISNGGVAQLALVIAQTDKENVRKMAAFLVETDTPGFSSQDIHGKLGLRSSNTAELILEGVEVPGAALLGEVGDGFKVAMSALDNGRYSVAAGCIGIAQGSLEASVAHAKERHTFGKPIAAHQLVQDMIARMVIDIEASRLLLYRAGELKNAGRPNTRETSIAKYMASETAVRCANDAIQIHGGLGYSNEYPVERYMRDARVATIYEGTSQIQKLIIAGYETGIRAFS
- the gcvT gene encoding glycine cleavage system aminomethyltransferase GcvT; protein product: MADQSESLLRTSLYEKHVAAGAKMVPFAGFEMPVQYAGVIEEHRRVRSAAGLFDVSHMGEIEIEGPGAGAHVQNLVTNDASRLEIDRVMYTVMCRENGGIVDDLTVYRSGENCYMAVVNAANIQKDWEWMSAQRAHDCTLRNVSDETALLALQGPRAETILSGLIPGGGALGEIPFYWASAREVAGCRVLVSRTGYTGEDGFELYLAAADAPRLWDGLMAAGAPEGLCPCGLGARDTLRTEMKYPLYGNDIDETTNPIEAGLGWVVKFKAGDFIGREALLKIKEAGPPRKLVGFEMIDRGIPRHGAEILAGGAAAGVVTSGTMSPSLGKAIGIGYVPVEYAKEGSEIAVDIRGTARAAKVVKTPFYRKEEN
- the gcvH gene encoding glycine cleavage system protein GcvH — translated: MNFPSGLKYSREHEWVKVEGNIAVIGITDYAQSELGDVVYVELPDVGSDVEANNTFGVVESVKAVSDLYSPVTGQITEVNEQLNDQPELVNSDPFEDGWMLRVEMKDPSELDDLLDADAYKAFVEEES